A portion of the Leifsonia sp. EB41 genome contains these proteins:
- a CDS encoding LysR family transcriptional regulator encodes MELRQLEHFVTVAEERHFTRAAELLQISQSGLSASIRSLEQELGTSLFIRSTRRVELTTAGQALLADSVRTLASAAAARNAVAAVRGLLRGRLTIGAEPCLGSVDLPAELAAFRTANPGVEVRLRYSGSEELVEAVAGGRADVAVVVDTGHTPSGVRLRPLSTQSLLVLCHPEHPFAAQDSVPIEALRGEPLVGFQEGWAAQTLARRAFAAAGFDYRAAMEVNDVHPLLDLVGYNLGIAVVPASFGRKRPEQLRAVALSGDVPEWTVAVAVSDEPSPAAAAFLRQLARVEAPTPVDASTTAA; translated from the coding sequence ATGGAACTTCGCCAGCTCGAGCACTTCGTCACCGTCGCGGAAGAGCGGCACTTCACGCGCGCGGCGGAGCTGCTGCAGATCTCCCAGTCCGGGCTGTCGGCCTCCATCCGCTCGCTGGAGCAGGAGCTGGGCACGTCGCTCTTCATCCGGAGCACCCGCCGCGTCGAGCTGACGACGGCAGGCCAGGCGCTGCTCGCGGACTCCGTGCGCACGCTGGCCAGCGCCGCTGCGGCCCGCAACGCCGTGGCCGCCGTCCGCGGCCTGCTGCGCGGCCGCCTGACGATCGGCGCCGAACCGTGCCTCGGGTCGGTCGACCTCCCGGCCGAGCTCGCGGCCTTCCGCACGGCGAACCCCGGCGTGGAGGTCCGGCTGCGGTACTCGGGGTCGGAGGAGCTGGTGGAGGCCGTCGCCGGCGGCCGCGCGGACGTCGCCGTGGTCGTCGACACCGGCCACACCCCGAGCGGTGTGCGCCTGCGTCCGCTGAGCACCCAGTCGCTGCTCGTGCTCTGCCACCCGGAGCACCCGTTCGCGGCGCAGGACAGCGTCCCGATCGAGGCCCTGCGCGGCGAGCCGCTGGTCGGCTTCCAGGAGGGCTGGGCCGCGCAGACACTGGCCAGGCGCGCGTTCGCGGCGGCCGGCTTCGACTACCGCGCGGCGATGGAGGTCAACGACGTCCACCCCCTGCTCGACCTGGTCGGCTACAACCTCGGCATCGCGGTGGTCCCGGCGAGCTTCGGGCGCAAGCGGCCGGAGCAGCTCCGGGCGGTCGCGCTCAGCGGGGACGTGCCGGAGTGGACGGTGGCCGTGGCGGTGTCGGATGAGCCGAGTCCGGCGGCGGCCGCGTTCCTGCGGCAGTTGGCGCGGGTGGAGGCGCCGACTCCCGTCGATGCCTCCACGACCGCTGCCTGA
- a CDS encoding aldo/keto reductase has protein sequence MKYRALADLQVSAIGLGGMPMSIEGRPDRARSIDTIHAALDAGVTLIDTADAYHLHADEVGHNEELIAEALRTWSGDASTVLVATKGGHLRPGDGSWTVDGRPEHIREAALESLRRLGGDALGLYQFHRPDPGVPYAESVGAVRDLLDEGLIRYAGISNADPEQIRQAQDILGGRLASVQNQFSPAFRSSEPELELADERGIAFLPWSPLGGISKASGLGDRFAPFADVASARGVSPQVVALAWHLAQSPRVIPIPGSSRPKTILDSLTAVDVELTSEELATLNAA, from the coding sequence ATGAAGTACCGCGCACTGGCCGACCTGCAGGTGTCCGCGATCGGCCTCGGCGGAATGCCCATGTCGATCGAGGGCCGCCCCGACCGGGCCCGCTCGATCGACACCATCCATGCAGCGCTCGACGCGGGCGTCACCCTGATCGACACGGCCGACGCCTACCACCTCCACGCCGACGAGGTTGGGCACAACGAGGAGCTCATCGCCGAGGCGCTGCGCACGTGGAGCGGCGACGCCTCCACCGTCCTGGTCGCGACGAAGGGCGGTCACCTGCGCCCGGGAGACGGAAGCTGGACCGTCGACGGACGTCCCGAGCACATCCGGGAGGCCGCGCTGGAGTCCCTGCGCCGGCTCGGCGGCGACGCGCTCGGCCTGTACCAGTTCCACCGCCCCGACCCGGGCGTCCCGTACGCCGAGTCGGTCGGCGCCGTCCGCGACCTCCTCGACGAGGGGCTGATCCGCTACGCCGGGATCTCGAACGCCGACCCCGAGCAGATCCGCCAGGCGCAGGACATCCTGGGCGGCCGACTGGCCTCGGTGCAGAACCAGTTCTCGCCGGCCTTCCGCTCCAGCGAGCCCGAGCTGGAGCTGGCGGACGAGCGCGGAATCGCGTTCCTGCCCTGGAGCCCGCTGGGCGGCATCTCGAAGGCGAGCGGACTGGGCGACCGGTTCGCACCGTTCGCCGACGTCGCGTCCGCCCGCGGCGTGAGCCCGCAGGTCGTGGCCCTGGCCTGGCACCTCGCCCAGAGCCCGCGCGTCATCCCGATCCCGGGCTCGTCGCGGCCGAAGACGATTCTGGACTCCCTCACGGCGGTCGACGTGGAGCTCACGTCCGAGGAGCTGGCGACGCTGAACGCGGCGTAG
- a CDS encoding aldo/keto reductase: MQYTQLGRSGLKVSRLVLGTMNFGPETTAEDSYGIMDAAHAAGVNYFDTANVYGRHKGHGATETIVGDWFAQGDGRRERTVLATKLYGAMGDWPNEGKLSALNIRRALDASLKRLQTDYIDIYQFHHVDRDTPWDEIWQAIDVAVTQGKILYAGSSNFAGWHIATAQAEARRRDLLGLVSEQSIYNLLTRQVELEVLPAAQANGVGVIAWSPLHGGLLGGVLRKQNEGRRRLEGRAAETLATHRDAIEAYESFAAELGHEPGDVALAWLLTRPGVTGPIIGPRTRDQLDAAIRALDVHLDDAALTRLDEIFPGHKTAPEDYAW; the protein is encoded by the coding sequence ATGCAGTACACGCAGCTCGGCCGCTCCGGACTGAAGGTGTCGCGCCTCGTGCTCGGCACGATGAACTTCGGGCCGGAGACCACGGCGGAGGACTCGTACGGGATCATGGACGCCGCCCACGCGGCGGGCGTCAACTACTTCGACACCGCGAACGTCTACGGCCGCCATAAGGGTCACGGCGCGACCGAGACGATCGTCGGCGACTGGTTCGCCCAGGGCGACGGCCGCCGGGAGCGCACGGTCCTCGCCACCAAGCTCTACGGCGCGATGGGCGACTGGCCCAACGAGGGCAAGCTGTCCGCGCTGAACATCCGCCGCGCCCTCGACGCCAGCCTGAAGCGGCTGCAGACCGACTACATCGACATCTACCAGTTCCACCACGTCGACAGGGACACCCCGTGGGACGAGATCTGGCAGGCGATCGACGTCGCCGTCACGCAGGGCAAGATCCTGTACGCAGGTTCGAGCAACTTCGCCGGCTGGCACATCGCGACGGCCCAGGCGGAGGCCCGCAGGCGCGACCTCCTCGGCCTGGTCAGCGAGCAGTCCATCTACAACCTCCTCACCCGGCAGGTGGAGCTGGAGGTGCTTCCGGCCGCACAGGCGAACGGCGTCGGCGTGATCGCGTGGTCGCCGCTGCACGGCGGCCTGCTCGGCGGCGTACTGCGCAAGCAGAACGAGGGCCGGCGCCGCCTGGAGGGCCGCGCGGCGGAGACGCTCGCCACCCACCGCGACGCGATCGAGGCATACGAGTCGTTCGCGGCGGAACTGGGCCACGAGCCCGGCGACGTCGCCCTCGCGTGGCTGCTCACCCGCCCCGGTGTGACCGGCCCGATCATCGGCCCGCGCACCCGCGACCAGCTCGACGCCGCCATCCGCGCCCTCGACGTCCACCTGGACGACGCGGCGCTCACGCGGCTGGACGAGATCTTCCCCGGCCACAAGACGGCCCCCGAGGACTACGCCTGGTAG